The Canis aureus isolate CA01 chromosome 9, VMU_Caureus_v.1.0, whole genome shotgun sequence genome has a segment encoding these proteins:
- the CEP170B gene encoding centrosomal protein of 170 kDa protein B isoform X3 has translation MYVLERVQHRVPEEALRHEKYTSQLQVSIKGPAPRKGEALPQHPPYCESLGPRPERGDRRPGTEAAAYRTPLYGQPSWWGEDDGGTPPEERRQEEPYAERPKELAQQDGELPGTMPGFRASVEPQSYSFRREPSYFEIPTKEAPPPPPRPPEVPAQEAPTKEGEPGGAAPVVQSHASFTIEFDDCSPGKVKIKDHVTKFSLRQRRPPGKEAAPAEAVSAETKVADWLVQNDPSLLCRAGPGDDRHSTKSDLPVHTRTLKGHKHEDGTQSDSEDPAAKAAAAVVAGVPAEGSGAQVRLQRQMKRDPQELLHNQQAFVIEFFDQDTPRKKRSQSFTHTPPGDPKADKRRGPGPADKDRSGVPAPARGTGGSSGPQRASSLKRERTEERLGGPSPTPRGSARPFGSVGRRSRLAQDFMAQCLREGSPAARPGPDKAPPASPAPETPRGASPVAPATPPPPPADPQLTKARKQDEDDSLSDAGTYTIETEVQDPEVEEARQMIDQVFGVLESPELSRVSSATFRPIIRGDRDEAGDGVAQRMALLQEFASRSAGVAPQGELQGLTVPGSPGSQKWVSRWASLADSYSDPGLAEESPGRRAGELEGTLPVRQRRLLPQLPSDRADSPGGPEATRRSGPGPPEPGSEQAGCFLGQEDLEPDSLSDASGSDGGRGSERGGGPQEERRRSPQEGLAWTKGRRSPRAPGEPAPTSFFIGDQNGETAFPRKPLAPGEVEGPGRVAQASPPARDSLSVGTSGRMVIQLRTGRSPEPESPAPALVRQDSFSKEPAGGPPAHGQLPHISSHPLLQDLAAARASRMDLHPQDTHLILKETETALAALEARLLSRSAEEAEGPTGSAPRPPEDSLSGDSDVDTASTVSLLSGKNGPSPTSPQPAGPQRDKPPSPQAAQDPGGVALNSARERLSDKQRRPLGPSDVGRVEPGRRLAVRRGPGPRGSSDWPDDDRGCGLAPPPGADAVTSDHEAPGAAGAGRPGPRRKPTAPAPPPPPAAREEQSRGPAGSQKAQQVLTRSNSLSTPRPTRASRLRRARLGEASDTEAADGERGPPATPEPAGRPAPEQAKKLSRLDILAMPRKRAGSFTGPSDSEAAPARAGFSGRSVELYCSGRKPVMAEARAAAKKAASATAVPRQPFSRARPGSARYSSPSTRRRQQGSDCTSTSEEEYGSHHGSPKHTRSHASTATQTPRAGGSGRARPRAPSLRDTDDEEEDPDPYGFIVQTAEIAEIARLSQTLVKDVAILAREIHDVAGDGDSLGSPGPARSPSLSNVPSTPASTISAREELVQRIPEASLNFQKVPPGSLSSRDVDQNMNDRCEDPLASKMRPRSREEVIFDNLMLNPVSQLSHAIRENTEHLAEKMKILFQNTGRAWEELEARINSENEVPILKTSNKEISSILKELRRVQKQLEVINAIVDPSGNLDLLTGNRGSGGSAQLGKGRPAAQSPSSPPLALPLRSFPQRGTCGSPGLPDPAFLPDFLPDAERFLI, from the exons ATGTACGTACTGGAGCGTGTGCAGCACCGGGTCCCCGAGGAGGCGCTCAGG CACGAGAAGTATACCAGCCAGCTGCAGGTGAGCATCAAGGGCCCGGCACCCAGGAAGGGCGAAGCGCTGCCCCAGCACCCCCCGTACTGCGAGTCCTTGGGTCCCAGGCCAGAGAGGGGGGACCGGAGGCCAGGAACAG AGGCAGCGGCCTACCGCACCCCCCTGTACGGGCAGCCCTCCTGGTGGGGAGAAGATGATGGTGGCACCCCGCCCGAGGAGCGGCGCCAGGAGGAGCCCTACGCAG agcGGCCCAAGGAGCTGGCGCAGCAGGACGGGGAGCTCCCCGGGACGATGCCTGGCTTCCGGGCCTCGGTGGAGCCTCAGAGCTACTCATTCAGGCGGGAGCCCAGTTACTTTGAGATCCCCACGaaggaggccccgccgccgccgccacggcCCCCCGAGGTGCCGGCGCAGGAGGCACCCACCAAGGAAGGGGAGCCGGGCGGGGCGGCCCCCGTAGTGCAGAGCCACGCCTCCTTCACCATCGAGTTTGACGACTGCAGCCCCGGCAAGGTGAAGATCAAGGACCACGTGACCAAGTTCTCCCTGCGCCAGAGGAGGCCGCCGGGCAAGGAGGCCGCACCTGCGGAGGCCGTGTCCGCGGAGACCAAGGTGGCCGACTGGCTGGTGCAGAATGACCCGAGCCTGCTGTGCCGGGCCGGCCCCGGCGACGACCGTCACAGCACCAAGAGCGACCTGCCGGTCCACACCCGCACCCTCAAGG gccacaAGCATGAGGACGGCACCCAGAGTGACTCGGAGGACCCCGCGGCCAAGGCGGCGGCAGCGGTGGTGGCCGGGGTCCCTGCGGAGGGCAGCGGGGCGCAGGTGCGGCTGCAGAGGCAAATGAAGCGAGATCCCCAGGAGCTGCTGCACAACCAGCAGGCCTTTGTCATCGAGTTCTTTGACCAGGACACGCCGCGCAAGAAGCGCTCCCAGTCCTTCACGCACACCCCTCCCGGGGACCCCAAGGCCGACAAGCGCCGAGGCCCCGGGCCAGCCGACAAAGACCGCTCGGGCGTCCCTGCCCCGGCGCGGGGCACAGGCGGCAGCTCGGGGCCACAGCGGGCCAGCTCGCTCAAGCGGGAGAGGACAGAGGAGCGGCTGGGGGGGCCCTCGCCCACGCCCCGGGGCTCCGCGCGGCCCTTCGGCAGTGTGGGACGCCGCTCCCGTCTGGCCCAGGACTTCATGGCGCAGTGCCTGCGGGAGGGCTCCccggccgcccggcccggccctgacAAGGCACCCCCAGCATCACCGGCCCCCGAGACACCCCGTGGGGCCAGCCCCGTGGCCCCGGCGACCCCGCCACCACCCCCCGCCGACCCCCAGCTGACCAAGGCGCGCAAACAGGACGAGGACGACAGCCTGAGTGATGCAGGGACCTACACCATCGAGACAGAGGTGCAGGACCCGGAGGTGGAGGAGGCCCGCCAGATGATCGACCAG GTCTTTGGGGTACTCGAGTCTCCTGAGCTCTCCAGGGTGTCCTCCGCCACCTTCCGTCCCATCATCAGAGGGGACAGAGACGAGGCCGGCGACGGGGTAGCCCAGCGAATGGCCCTACTGCAGGAGTTTGCCTCCCGGTCAGCGGGCGTGGCCCCCCAAGGGGAGCTCCAG GGCCTCACGGTGCCGGGCTCTCCCGGGAGTCAGAAGTGGGTGTCCCGCTGGGCCAGCCTGGCCGACAGCTACTCAGACCCAGGCCTGGCAG AGGAGAGCCCTGGGCGCAGAGCCGGGGAGCTCGAGGGGACCCTGCCTGTGCGCCAGCGACGGCTGCTCCCACAGCTGCCCAGCGACCGCGCAGACAGCCCTGGGGGCCCCGAGGCCACCAGGAGGAGCGGCCCCgggccaccagagccaggcagTGAGCAGGCCGGCTGCTTCTTGGGCCAGGAGGACTTGGAGCCTGACAGCCTCAGCGATGCCAGCGGGTCGGACGGTGGGCGGGGCTCCGAGCGGGGTGGCGGCCCGCAAGAGGAGAGACGCCGGAGCCCCCAGGAGGGACTGGCATGGACAAAGGGCCGGCGCTCGCCGAGGGCCCCTGGAGAGCCAGCCCCCACCTCTTTCTTCATTGGGGACCAGAACGGGGAGACAGCCTTCCCCAGGAAACCTCTGGCTCCAGGGGAGGTGGAGGGCCCGGGGCGGGTGGCCCAGGCCAGCCCACCGGCGAGGGACAGCCTCTCCGTCGGCACCAGCGGGAGGATGGTGATCCAGCTGCGGACAGGGCGGTCCCCGGAGCCCGAGAGCCCCGCCCCGGCCTTGGTCCGGCAGGACAGCTTCAGCAAGGAGCCGGCTGGCGGCCCCCCAGCGCACGGCCAGCTGCCGCACATCTCCAGCCACCCCCTCCTGCAGGACCTGGCTGCCGCCCGGGCCTCGCGCATGGACCTGCACCCCCAGGACACCCACCTGATCCTGAAGGAGACAGAGACGGCCCTGGCCGCCCTGGAGGCCCGGCTGCTGTCCAGATCCGCGGAGGAGGCAGAGGGCCCCACGGGCAGTGCCCCCAGGCCGCCGGAGGACTCGCTGTCCGGGGACTCTGACGTGGACACGGCCAGCACTGTCAGTCTGCTCAGCGGGAAGAACGGGCCCAGCCCAACCAGCCCGCAGCCCGCGGGACCGCAGAGGGACAAGCCGCCGTCCCCGCAGGCAGCACAGGACCCGGGGGGTGTCGCCTTGAACAGCGCCCGTGAGCGGCTCTCGGACAAGCAGCGGCGCCCGCTGGGCCCGAGCGACGTGGGCCGCGTGGAGCCGGGGAGGCGCCTGGCCGTGCGGCgtggccccgggccccggggctcCTCGGACTGGCCTGACGACGATCGGGGCTGTGGCCTGGCGCCCCCGCCTGGCGCCGACGCGGTCACCTCTGACCACGAGGCCCCCGGGGCCGCTGGGGCGGGGAGGCCAGGCCCTCGGCGGAAAcccaccgcccccgccccgccgccgccgccagctgCCCGGGAGGAGCAGAGCCGCGGCCCCGCCGGCTCCCAGAAGGCCCAGCAGGTGCTGACCCGCTCCAACAGCCTGTCCACCCCGCGGCCCACGCGGGCCTCCCGGCTGAGACGGGCCCGGCTGGGGGAGGCCTCGGACACAGAGGCTGCCGACGGGGAGCGGGGGCCCCCCGCCACCCCGGAGCCGGCGGGGCGGCCCGCCCCCGAGCAGGCCAAGAAGCTGTCGCGCCTGGACATCCTGGCCATGCCCCGGAAGCGGGCCGGCTCCTTCACAGGGCCCAGCGACTCCGAGGCGGCCCCCGCGCGGGCTGGCTTCTCCGGCCGCAGCGTCGAGTTGTACTGCTCGGGCCGCAAGCCCGTCATGGCCGAGGCTCGGGCCGCCGCCAAGAAGGCCGCCAGCGCCACCGCGGTCCCCCGCCAGCCCTTTAGCAGGGCGCGCCCGGGCAGTGCCCGATACTCGTCACCCA GCACGCGCCGCCGGCAGCAGGGCTCGGATTGCACGTCCACGTCCGAGGAGGAGTACGGCTCCCACCACGGCTCCCCCAAACACACACGCTCCCATGCCTCTACAGCCACGCAGACCCCGCGGGCTGGCGGCTCTGGCCGCGCGCGACCCCGGGCGCCCAGCCTCCGGGACACGGATGACGAGGAGGAAGACCCTGACCCCTACGGCTTTATCGTGCAGACGGCGGAGATCGCCGAGATCGCCAG GCTGAGCCAGACACTGGTGAAGGACGTGGCCATCCTCGCCCGGGAGATCCACGACGTGGCTGGGGACGGTGACTCGCTGGGCTCACCGGGGCCCGCCCGCAGCCCCTCTCTCAGCAACGTGCCCAGCACACCTGCTTCGACCATCTCTGCCCGTGAGGAG CTGGTACAACGCATCCCCGAGGCCAGCCTCAACTTCCAGAAGGTGCCACCCGGCTCCCTGAGCTCTCGAGACGTGGACCAGAACATGAACGACCGCTGTGAGGACCCCCTCGCCAGCAAGATGCGGCCCCGGAGCCGCGAGGAG GTGATCTTTGACAACCTGATGCTGAACCCAGTGTCCCAGCTGTCTCACGCCATCCGGGAGAACACGGAGCACCTGGCCGAGAAGATGAA GATCCTCTTTCAGAACACAGGGCGAGCCTGGGAGGAGCTAGAAGCCAGAATCAACTCGGAGAACGAGGTGCCCATCCTGAAGACGTCCAACAAG GAGATCAGCTCCATCCTGAAAGAACTGAGACGCGTGCAGAAGCAGCTGGAAG TCATCAACGCCATCGTGGACCCCAGCGGGAACCTGGACCTGCTGACCGGGAACCGCGGCTCCGGGGGCTCGGCCCAGCTTGGGAAGGGCCGGCCGGCTGCCCAGAGTCCATCCTCGCCCCCCTTGGCCCTGCCTCTGAGGAGCTTCCCGCAGCGGGGCACCTGCGGGTCCCCTGGCCTCCCGGACCCCGCCTTCCTCCCCGACTTCCTCCCCGACGCAGAGAGGTTCCTGATCTAG